A single genomic interval of uncultured Pseudodesulfovibrio sp. harbors:
- a CDS encoding chemotaxis protein CheA: MSDDLNRQIFKEEAYDLLGELEGALLELEENPDDMDVVNQIFRALHTIKGSGAMFGFEDIAEFTHEVETVFDMVRNGNLPVSQTLCNLALKSRDYIRSMLDSTDDANVVDPEEMQEILVGLQALASGESEDATEEAATEDPVVEEETELLEEETEQAAEEEVADVAEGHNYQIVLTAKPGMEVDESMLESLFDELVKLGEFQVVSRPEGVSETEAAQWKLSLVSEIDHDNVRDVFFFADADLDVKVTEEGEEPVVDDVPPAEPVAVEPATDPAPKRVSSASTGLSEEPSPKLGEILVESGEVSEKDIQEALKKQKPLGQILAEEGKIAPDKIEKAVKRQSKVKEQEATKRRQEALSSIRVAADKLDYLVDLVGELVIVQAQITQVVSERSDPAMTALAEELERLSDELRDSTLGIRMLPIGTSFSKFRRLVRDLSGELGKEIGLSTSGEDTELDKTVIERLGDPLVHLLRNSIDHGIEQPDEREANGKPRQGMILLAAEHSGGEVLIRITDDGRGMAAEAIREKAIERGLISKDSEKTEKELLKLIFEPGFSTAKEVTSVSGRGVGMDVVKRAIDSLRGTIDIDSFPGKGTTITIRLPLTLAIIDGLQVQVADGFYVIPLSLVEECVELANDDVDDESGQRILHLRGEIVPYIHLRDWFGIEGDSPPIEQIVITGVEGSRIGIVVDTVIGEHQTVIKSLSRVYKDVEGLSGATIKGDGSIALILDVPSLVRRVVAESK; encoded by the coding sequence ATGTCGGACGATCTCAATAGACAGATATTCAAGGAAGAAGCTTACGACCTTCTGGGAGAGTTGGAAGGTGCGCTCCTTGAGCTTGAGGAAAATCCTGATGATATGGATGTGGTGAACCAGATATTCAGAGCCCTGCATACCATCAAGGGCTCTGGGGCCATGTTCGGGTTTGAAGATATAGCGGAATTTACCCATGAGGTTGAGACCGTTTTCGATATGGTCAGAAATGGCAATCTTCCGGTTTCACAGACGTTGTGCAATCTGGCCCTCAAATCGCGGGATTACATCAGGAGCATGCTCGACAGCACTGATGATGCCAATGTGGTTGACCCTGAAGAAATGCAGGAAATTCTTGTCGGATTGCAGGCGCTTGCTTCGGGTGAATCAGAGGATGCGACGGAAGAAGCTGCAACCGAGGATCCGGTTGTTGAAGAGGAAACCGAGCTGCTTGAGGAAGAAACTGAACAAGCTGCCGAAGAGGAAGTAGCTGACGTTGCAGAAGGGCATAATTATCAGATCGTGCTGACAGCAAAGCCGGGTATGGAAGTTGATGAATCCATGCTTGAGTCCCTTTTTGACGAGTTGGTGAAGCTCGGTGAGTTTCAGGTCGTTTCGCGTCCTGAAGGCGTCAGTGAAACGGAGGCTGCTCAGTGGAAGCTGAGTCTTGTTTCCGAAATTGATCATGACAATGTGCGTGATGTTTTCTTCTTTGCCGATGCGGACCTTGATGTGAAAGTCACTGAAGAGGGAGAAGAGCCGGTAGTTGATGATGTCCCGCCAGCCGAACCTGTTGCAGTGGAGCCTGCAACCGATCCGGCTCCCAAGAGAGTGTCATCTGCGAGTACCGGACTTTCGGAAGAGCCTTCGCCCAAGCTGGGTGAGATTCTTGTAGAGAGCGGCGAGGTCTCCGAAAAGGATATTCAGGAGGCTCTGAAAAAGCAGAAGCCGCTTGGGCAGATTTTGGCCGAGGAAGGCAAGATTGCTCCGGACAAGATTGAAAAGGCTGTAAAAAGGCAGTCCAAGGTCAAGGAGCAGGAAGCCACAAAGCGTCGGCAGGAAGCGTTGTCGAGTATCCGCGTTGCAGCGGACAAGCTGGATTATCTGGTTGATCTCGTCGGCGAATTGGTGATTGTTCAGGCTCAGATTACGCAGGTTGTCAGTGAGCGGAGCGATCCAGCCATGACGGCTCTTGCCGAAGAGCTTGAGCGACTCAGTGACGAATTGCGGGATTCGACACTCGGCATTCGCATGCTGCCTATCGGGACCTCTTTCAGTAAATTCAGAAGATTGGTTCGTGACCTCTCCGGTGAGCTCGGCAAGGAAATCGGCCTGTCCACCAGCGGTGAAGATACGGAGCTCGACAAGACGGTTATTGAACGGCTTGGCGATCCGTTGGTTCACTTGCTCAGAAACAGCATTGACCACGGTATTGAACAGCCCGACGAACGCGAGGCCAATGGCAAGCCGCGGCAGGGCATGATTCTTCTCGCGGCCGAACACTCCGGTGGCGAAGTGCTGATTCGTATCACTGATGATGGCCGGGGCATGGCAGCGGAAGCCATTCGAGAGAAGGCCATAGAGCGTGGTCTGATCTCCAAGGATTCCGAAAAGACTGAAAAAGAATTATTGAAACTCATTTTCGAGCCGGGATTTTCCACGGCCAAGGAAGTGACCAGCGTTTCCGGACGCGGTGTCGGCATGGATGTGGTCAAGCGGGCCATTGATTCCCTGCGTGGTACTATTGATATAGACAGTTTCCCCGGGAAGGGAACGACTATTACCATCCGCTTGCCGCTGACATTGGCGATCATTGATGGCTTGCAGGTTCAGGTTGCTGACGGTTTTTATGTCATTCCGCTCTCACTGGTCGAGGAGTGCGTCGAATTGGCGAACGATGACGTTGATGATGAAAGCGGACAACGAATTCTTCACCTGCGCGGAGAGATTGTCCCTTATATTCATTTACGGGATTGGTTCGGTATTGAAGGAGACAGCCCGCCCATTGAGCAAATCGTCATTACAGGCGTGGAAGGCAGCCGAATCGGTATTGTCGTCGATACTGTTATTGGAGAGCATCAGACTGTTATCAAGAGCCTGAGCCGTGTATACAAGGATGTGGAAGGACTTTCAGGAGCAACAATCAAGGGAGACGGTTCCATCGCTCTCATTCTCGATGTGCCGAGTCTTGTGCGTCGAGTTGTTGCTGAATCCAAGTAG
- a CDS encoding chemotaxis response regulator protein-glutamate methylesterase: MKKIRVLIVDDSAVVRQTLEDILSSDPGIEVIGTAVDPYVAAERMKKEVPDVITLDIEMPRMDGITFLQKLMKQHPIPVVICSSVAEQGTANALKALEYGAVEIISKPKIGTKKFLEESRIRLIDKVKAAAMVRAKPLKTVAPIKVSPKLDADAVIPMGKPQSLTTTEKICLVGASTGGTEALRVFLESQPPNCPPIAIVQHMPEHFTAAFANRLNSICRINIKEARDGDSMLRGQALIAPGDKHMLLKRSGARYYVEVKAGPLVSRHRPSVDVLFRSGARYGGGNVVAAIMTGMGDDGAKGMKELHEVGAYTIAQDEKTCVVFGMPQEAIKLGGVQKVMPLQGIAGEIVRACG, encoded by the coding sequence ATGAAAAAGATTCGTGTACTGATAGTTGATGACTCGGCGGTAGTTCGCCAGACTCTTGAGGATATCCTCTCTTCCGATCCGGGAATCGAGGTCATTGGAACTGCGGTGGATCCCTATGTCGCGGCCGAGCGCATGAAAAAGGAAGTGCCGGATGTCATCACCCTCGACATTGAAATGCCTCGCATGGATGGCATTACCTTTTTGCAAAAGTTGATGAAACAGCATCCCATTCCGGTCGTCATCTGTTCCTCTGTCGCGGAGCAGGGAACGGCGAATGCTCTCAAGGCTCTTGAGTATGGTGCTGTTGAGATTATCAGCAAGCCGAAAATTGGTACAAAGAAATTTCTTGAGGAGTCGAGAATTCGGCTTATCGACAAGGTCAAGGCGGCTGCCATGGTCCGTGCGAAGCCTTTGAAAACGGTCGCACCCATCAAGGTTAGCCCAAAACTGGATGCAGATGCGGTGATTCCCATGGGTAAACCTCAGTCATTGACAACTACGGAGAAGATTTGTCTCGTAGGTGCTTCTACCGGTGGAACTGAAGCCCTGCGGGTTTTTCTTGAATCTCAGCCTCCTAATTGCCCGCCCATTGCCATTGTTCAGCATATGCCAGAGCATTTTACGGCGGCGTTTGCCAACCGGCTTAATTCTATTTGTCGGATCAACATCAAGGAAGCGCGGGATGGCGATTCCATGTTGCGTGGACAGGCGCTTATTGCTCCCGGTGACAAGCATATGCTGCTCAAGCGAAGTGGTGCCAGATATTATGTCGAGGTAAAGGCTGGGCCTTTGGTTTCCCGGCATAGGCCGTCGGTGGATGTATTGTTCCGCTCAGGTGCGCGGTATGGTGGTGGCAACGTGGTTGCCGCGATTATGACCGGCATGGGTGATGACGGGGCCAAGGGCATGAAGGAATTGCACGAGGTCGGAGCGTACACCATTGCACAGGATGAAAAGACCTGCGTCGTTTTCGGTATGCCGCAGGAAGCCATCAAGCTGGGCGGTGTACAAAAAGTCATGCCGTTGCAGGGAATCGCCGGAGAAATTGTCCGCGCCTGCGGATAG
- a CDS encoding DUF190 domain-containing protein: MKLLEKAERIRIYIGEDDKHKGRPLADVIVEQSRKLGLAGATVFRGMSGFGANSRIHTNKILRLSEDMPIVVEIVEHPERLEVLLETLDGMLKEGMITKEPVDVIAYRHGGKQKLS; this comes from the coding sequence ATGAAATTACTCGAAAAAGCCGAACGAATCAGAATCTATATCGGCGAAGACGACAAACACAAAGGCCGTCCATTGGCAGATGTCATTGTTGAACAGAGCCGCAAACTCGGGCTGGCTGGAGCCACGGTTTTCCGCGGAATGAGCGGCTTCGGCGCAAACAGCCGCATCCACACGAACAAGATTCTCCGTTTATCCGAAGACATGCCGATAGTTGTTGAAATCGTCGAACATCCGGAAAGACTGGAAGTCCTTCTTGAAACACTCGATGGAATGCTGAAAGAAGGCATGATTACGAAAGAGCCGGTAGACGTCATCGCCTACCGGCACGGTGGAAAACAGAAACTTTCCTGA
- the crcB gene encoding fluoride efflux transporter CrcB, translated as MFIKILYLSLGGAAGTLSRYWLSGVAQRLAGGSFPLGTMTVNLLGCLLFGAVWGFFENRLLPGSEVRLLVLTGFMGAFTTFSTYMFETAELVKYGQMLIALANVVGQSILGLVFVLAGIALGRLL; from the coding sequence ATGTTTATTAAAATTCTCTATCTTTCACTCGGCGGCGCTGCCGGCACCCTTTCCCGCTACTGGCTCTCAGGGGTAGCCCAGCGCTTGGCAGGAGGCTCTTTCCCGCTGGGAACCATGACAGTCAACCTGCTCGGCTGTCTGCTTTTCGGCGCCGTATGGGGCTTCTTCGAAAACCGTCTGCTCCCGGGCAGCGAAGTCCGTTTGCTTGTGCTCACGGGATTCATGGGCGCATTCACGACTTTCTCCACATACATGTTCGAGACTGCCGAACTGGTCAAGTATGGCCAGATGCTGATCGCGTTGGCCAACGTCGTCGGTCAAAGCATTCTCGGACTTGTCTTTGTATTGGCTGGCATAGCCCTTGGCCGCCTGCTTTAA
- a CDS encoding class IV adenylate cyclase — MTLECELKYLDADLAKLSDRLKAAGGECLGRYFESNIVFDLPDRSLKEAGVLLRLREKQGKAVLTVKRPPEKPIPSALKVFEEIESGVDDFDAVKGALEVLGFVVAFSYEKVREKWRFMECAVCLDHLPFGNYAEIEGAEATVPVCAVKLGLDSNATTKKTYHALNIEYRSEKGLPPDESFVFSEDEKHRIQNDLEKE, encoded by the coding sequence ATGACTCTGGAATGTGAACTGAAATATCTGGATGCCGATCTTGCGAAGTTGAGTGACAGGCTCAAGGCTGCGGGCGGTGAATGTCTTGGCCGCTATTTCGAATCGAATATCGTGTTTGATTTACCGGACAGGTCTCTCAAGGAGGCCGGCGTCCTTTTACGCCTCAGGGAGAAACAGGGCAAGGCTGTTCTGACGGTCAAGCGTCCGCCTGAAAAACCGATTCCATCTGCTTTGAAGGTGTTTGAAGAGATCGAGAGCGGGGTGGATGATTTTGATGCCGTCAAGGGAGCGCTTGAAGTCCTCGGATTTGTAGTTGCTTTTTCTTATGAAAAGGTTCGTGAGAAATGGCGTTTCATGGAGTGTGCGGTCTGTCTGGATCATCTTCCCTTTGGAAATTATGCAGAAATTGAAGGTGCTGAAGCAACCGTGCCGGTTTGCGCTGTCAAGCTGGGGCTGGACTCGAATGCGACCACGAAGAAAACATATCATGCCCTGAACATTGAATATCGATCCGAAAAAGGCTTGCCTCCGGATGAAAGTTTTGTTTTCAGCGAAGATGAAAAGCATCGGATTCAGAATGATTTGGAGAAAGAATGA
- the clpS gene encoding ATP-dependent Clp protease adapter ClpS — translation MSDPVTGDRYDSELLDEQEVREPRKYKVLLHNDDYTTMDFVVEVLVRIFRKTEAQATAIMLSVHNQGYGVCGVYTAEVAETKVDLVHRLAKSAGFPLKCSMEGE, via the coding sequence ATGAGCGACCCTGTTACCGGCGACCGGTATGATTCCGAACTTCTTGACGAACAGGAAGTCAGAGAACCTCGGAAATATAAGGTCTTGCTGCATAATGACGATTATACAACCATGGACTTTGTGGTTGAGGTGTTGGTGCGTATCTTTCGCAAGACAGAGGCGCAGGCCACCGCGATCATGCTGTCCGTGCACAACCAGGGGTACGGTGTCTGCGGTGTTTACACTGCGGAAGTGGCTGAGACGAAAGTCGACTTGGTACACCGTCTGGCAAAAAGCGCGGGTTTCCCGCTCAAGTGCAGCATGGAAGGTGAATAA
- the clpA gene encoding ATP-dependent Clp protease ATP-binding subunit ClpA — protein MTMLSKELESALTAAVNEVKRRNHEFLTLEHLLYAISVEEQGEEILEACGAEMEKLRDQLGRFFVENMEALPEGTETEVIQTLGVRRVLQRAVWQKKASGKNIVEVGDVLAAMFDEEDSYAVYFLRTHDVSRLDILEFISHGMSTGEDWADLGGADHMSKPDPFDSKPGEKKSPLEEYTVNLTDRAAEGLIDPLIGRGAELERTVQVLSRRRKNNPIFVGDPGVGKTAMAEGLALMIVEGNVPKEFINAEVYSLDMGSLLAGTKYRGDFEARLKGVLAELKLNRDAILFVDEIHTIVGAGSVSGGSMDASNILKPLLQSGEIRCIGSTTFEEYKNHFEKDRALSRRFQKIEISEPSVEETIAILKGLKPHYEEFHGVSYTHFALKAAAELSERHITDRYLPDKAIDVMDEAGALYKLSGRSRKGDRIKVGDMEKVVARMARIPARRLTVSDRARLQNLEDELKSVVFGQDEAVQALAQSIKRSRAGMRQVGRPVGSFLLTGPTGVGKTELARQLAQVLGIGFLRFDMSEYMEKHAVARLIGAPPGYVGFDQGGLLTEGVRKKPHCVVLFDEIEKAHPDVFNILLQVMDYATLTDNNGRKADFRHVILLMTSNAGAREMAKGAIGFQRDEASDRQGGALKALEKLFSPEFRNRLDSIVTFKSLEQSVMELIVDKFIKELNDQLQDRRVVVVLTDKARARLAELGHDPAMGARPMGRVLQTEIKDQIADELLFGELMKGGVVTVDLAGKSRKGKKVPIVSESGEFTFAFDTVGKKQ, from the coding sequence ATGACGATGCTCAGTAAGGAACTTGAAAGCGCGCTTACTGCCGCTGTCAACGAAGTGAAGCGTCGGAACCATGAATTTCTGACGCTCGAACATCTCCTGTATGCCATTTCCGTTGAGGAGCAGGGCGAGGAGATTCTTGAGGCTTGCGGAGCTGAAATGGAAAAGCTTCGTGACCAGCTTGGGCGGTTCTTTGTGGAAAACATGGAAGCCCTGCCCGAGGGAACCGAGACCGAAGTTATTCAGACTCTCGGCGTACGGCGGGTGTTGCAGCGTGCCGTCTGGCAGAAGAAAGCATCCGGCAAGAACATTGTCGAGGTTGGTGATGTCCTCGCCGCCATGTTTGATGAGGAAGACTCCTACGCAGTCTATTTCCTGCGTACGCATGATGTCTCCCGTCTCGATATCCTTGAGTTCATTTCGCATGGGATGTCCACCGGCGAAGACTGGGCCGATCTCGGAGGGGCGGACCACATGTCCAAGCCCGATCCGTTTGACAGTAAGCCCGGTGAAAAGAAAAGCCCGCTGGAGGAATACACGGTCAATCTGACCGACCGTGCTGCCGAAGGTCTCATTGATCCGCTTATCGGGCGTGGTGCAGAGCTTGAGCGGACCGTGCAGGTCCTGTCCCGCCGTCGCAAGAATAATCCGATTTTTGTCGGTGATCCCGGTGTCGGCAAGACCGCCATGGCCGAGGGGCTGGCGCTGATGATCGTCGAAGGCAATGTGCCCAAGGAATTCATCAATGCCGAGGTCTATTCTCTCGACATGGGATCTCTGCTTGCCGGGACCAAGTACCGCGGTGATTTCGAGGCACGTCTCAAGGGCGTGCTGGCTGAGCTGAAACTGAACAGGGATGCCATCCTGTTTGTGGACGAAATTCATACCATCGTCGGCGCAGGTTCTGTGAGCGGCGGGAGCATGGATGCGTCCAATATTCTCAAGCCGTTGTTGCAGTCCGGTGAAATTCGGTGCATCGGTTCTACCACTTTTGAAGAATACAAGAATCATTTTGAGAAGGACCGGGCGTTGTCGCGTCGGTTCCAGAAGATTGAAATCAGTGAACCTTCCGTGGAGGAGACCATTGCCATCCTCAAGGGGCTCAAGCCGCATTATGAGGAATTCCACGGTGTGAGTTATACGCATTTTGCCTTGAAGGCGGCTGCGGAATTGTCCGAGCGGCATATCACGGACCGCTATCTTCCGGACAAGGCCATTGACGTGATGGACGAGGCCGGTGCGCTGTACAAGCTCTCTGGCAGGTCGCGGAAGGGAGACCGCATCAAGGTCGGTGACATGGAAAAGGTCGTGGCCCGCATGGCCCGCATCCCGGCCCGCCGTCTGACGGTTTCCGACCGGGCGCGTTTGCAGAATCTGGAAGACGAGCTCAAGAGCGTTGTTTTCGGCCAGGACGAGGCCGTGCAGGCTTTGGCCCAATCCATCAAGCGTTCCCGTGCGGGAATGCGGCAGGTGGGACGTCCTGTGGGCAGCTTCCTGCTGACCGGCCCGACCGGTGTCGGCAAGACCGAATTGGCCCGACAGTTGGCACAGGTGCTGGGTATCGGCTTCCTTCGGTTTGATATGAGTGAATACATGGAAAAGCACGCCGTCGCCCGTCTTATCGGTGCGCCTCCCGGTTACGTGGGGTTTGATCAGGGCGGTTTGCTGACCGAAGGTGTTCGCAAGAAGCCGCATTGCGTGGTGCTCTTTGATGAAATTGAAAAAGCGCATCCCGATGTCTTCAATATCCTCCTTCAGGTGATGGACTATGCCACGCTTACCGACAACAACGGGCGCAAGGCGGATTTCCGTCATGTCATCCTGCTCATGACTTCCAATGCCGGAGCGCGTGAAATGGCCAAGGGCGCAATCGGGTTCCAGCGCGATGAGGCGTCTGACCGTCAGGGCGGTGCCTTGAAGGCGCTTGAGAAGCTGTTCAGTCCGGAATTCCGAAACCGTCTGGATTCCATCGTGACATTCAAGTCACTCGAACAATCGGTCATGGAACTGATTGTGGACAAGTTCATCAAGGAGTTGAATGACCAGTTGCAGGATCGCCGAGTGGTGGTCGTGCTGACGGACAAGGCCCGCGCTCGTCTGGCGGAACTCGGTCATGATCCGGCCATGGGCGCACGTCCCATGGGACGGGTGCTCCAGACCGAGATCAAGGATCAGATCGCGGATGAACTGTTGTTCGGTGAACTCATGAAGGGCGGCGTGGTTACGGTTGATCTGGCTGGAAAGAGCCGGAAGGGCAAGAAGGTGCCGATTGTCAGTGAGTCCGGTGAGTTTACCTTTGCATTCGATACCGTTGGGAAAAAACAGTAG
- the aat gene encoding leucyl/phenylalanyl-tRNA--protein transferase yields the protein MTIYRLFDDPIFPDPEEADPDGLLAVGGDLSPQRLLTAYANGIFPWYSEDSPILWWSTNPRLILLPEEFHMPRSLRRVLKRGTFSFTLDNDFEGVVRGCAHACRPEQEGTWIVQDMFEAYTLLHELGYAHSVEAWKDDKLVGGLYGVSLGSVFFGESMFYCEPDASKAAFAVLVQQLAQWNFSLIDCQQTTNHLLRFGAREVPRFRFLAMLREAMNVPTREGRWEFDLQA from the coding sequence ATGACCATTTACAGGCTTTTTGATGATCCCATATTTCCGGACCCGGAAGAGGCTGATCCGGACGGGCTACTTGCAGTCGGTGGTGATCTTTCGCCACAGCGTCTGCTGACGGCCTATGCCAACGGTATTTTCCCCTGGTATTCGGAAGATTCACCGATTCTGTGGTGGTCAACCAATCCTCGACTCATTTTGCTGCCCGAAGAATTTCACATGCCGCGCAGTCTGCGCCGTGTGCTGAAGCGCGGGACCTTTTCCTTTACGCTGGATAATGACTTTGAAGGAGTTGTCCGGGGTTGCGCCCATGCCTGTCGTCCTGAGCAGGAGGGGACGTGGATCGTTCAAGACATGTTTGAGGCCTACACCCTGTTGCATGAATTGGGCTACGCCCATAGTGTCGAGGCGTGGAAGGATGACAAGCTGGTCGGTGGACTCTATGGCGTTTCTCTCGGTTCCGTGTTCTTTGGTGAGTCCATGTTTTATTGCGAGCCGGACGCGTCCAAGGCGGCATTTGCCGTGCTGGTTCAGCAGTTGGCTCAATGGAACTTTTCTTTGATCGATTGCCAGCAGACCACGAACCACCTGCTGCGTTTCGGAGCGCGTGAGGTTCCTCGATTCAGATTTCTTGCCATGCTGCGTGAAGCCATGAATGTCCCGACCAGGGAAGGCCGTTGGGAATTTGATTTGCAGGCGTAA
- the uvrB gene encoding excinuclease ABC subunit UvrB translates to MPNFKLVSEFTPKGDQPEAIRQLVSGLQQGMRDQVLLGATGTGKTFTMANVVAELNRPALVLAPNKTLAAQLYTEFRGLFPDNAVEYFVSYYDYYQPEAYLPHSDVYIEKDSSINDDIDKLRHAATHALLTRSDVLIVASVSCIYGLGSPEFYAKMVIPVEEGQTMSMESLLGRLVEVHYERNDYDFHRGTFRVRGDVVEIIPAYSREKALRIEFFGDEIDSITETDPLTGEVRDRLRKTVIYPGSHFVSDRDNLDRAINDIRDELQVRLAELKQANKLVEAQRLEQKSMYDLEIIEELGYCSGIENYSRHLDGRVEGEPPATLLDYFPDDFILFVDESHIALPQVGGMYNGDRSRKTTLVDFGFRLPSALDNRPLNYEEFQERVKQAVYVSATPGPLEMDLAQGVVVEQIIRPTGLLDPKVEVRKTHGQIDDLLAECKKRQARDERVLVTTLTKRMAEDLNDYLNSMGVPSRYLHSDIDTLERMAIIQALRAGEFFVLVGINLLREGLDIPEVSMVAILDADKEGFLRSNRSLIQTFGRAARNADGRVVLYADKVTASMASAMEETARRREKQLGYNTEHDITPTTIRKKVDNLFGDLGGGDSKSAKAGGSVAMAAEDGGGYGSDPKKLRTVVNRLEKEMRNAAKELEFERAAELRDRIALLRERILELG, encoded by the coding sequence ATGCCGAATTTCAAACTTGTCAGCGAATTTACTCCCAAGGGGGACCAGCCGGAAGCGATCCGTCAGCTTGTTTCCGGTCTTCAACAGGGAATGCGGGATCAGGTGCTCCTCGGCGCCACGGGTACGGGTAAGACGTTTACCATGGCCAACGTGGTGGCGGAACTCAATCGCCCCGCTCTGGTCCTTGCACCCAACAAGACGCTTGCCGCCCAGCTGTATACGGAATTCAGGGGGCTGTTCCCGGATAATGCCGTAGAATATTTTGTCAGTTATTATGACTACTATCAGCCGGAAGCCTACCTTCCTCACTCCGATGTTTATATCGAAAAGGATTCGTCCATAAACGATGATATCGACAAATTGCGTCATGCCGCTACCCATGCGCTGTTGACGCGGTCCGATGTCCTTATCGTGGCTTCGGTGTCATGTATTTATGGTCTTGGATCACCGGAATTCTATGCCAAGATGGTCATCCCCGTTGAAGAGGGGCAGACCATGTCCATGGAATCCCTGCTCGGTCGTCTGGTAGAGGTTCATTATGAACGCAACGATTATGATTTTCACCGTGGAACATTTCGTGTGCGCGGGGATGTCGTTGAAATCATTCCGGCCTACAGTCGGGAAAAGGCCCTGCGTATCGAGTTTTTCGGTGACGAGATCGACTCCATAACCGAGACCGATCCGCTGACCGGCGAGGTGCGGGACCGTCTTCGGAAAACAGTTATTTATCCCGGCAGCCACTTTGTTTCGGACAGGGACAATCTTGATCGTGCGATAAATGACATTCGCGATGAATTGCAGGTGCGGTTGGCTGAGTTGAAGCAGGCCAATAAACTTGTCGAGGCCCAGCGGCTTGAACAGAAGTCGATGTACGATCTCGAAATCATTGAAGAGCTTGGCTATTGCAGCGGCATTGAAAACTATTCGCGTCATCTGGACGGCCGGGTCGAAGGGGAGCCGCCTGCGACGCTGCTGGATTATTTCCCTGACGATTTCATTTTGTTCGTGGACGAATCGCACATCGCCCTGCCTCAGGTGGGCGGCATGTACAATGGAGACAGGTCCCGCAAGACCACGCTGGTCGATTTCGGTTTCCGCCTGCCGTCCGCCCTTGATAACCGCCCGCTCAATTACGAAGAATTTCAGGAGCGCGTGAAACAGGCCGTGTATGTTTCCGCGACGCCGGGACCATTGGAAATGGACCTCGCACAGGGTGTCGTTGTTGAGCAGATTATTCGTCCTACCGGGCTGCTTGATCCCAAGGTCGAAGTGCGAAAAACACACGGACAGATTGACGATTTGCTTGCAGAGTGTAAGAAAAGACAAGCAAGGGATGAAAGGGTTCTGGTCACCACGCTGACCAAGCGGATGGCCGAGGATTTGAACGACTATTTGAATTCGATGGGTGTGCCGTCCCGATATCTGCATTCCGACATAGATACACTGGAGCGGATGGCGATCATCCAGGCCTTGCGGGCCGGAGAGTTTTTTGTGCTTGTCGGCATCAACCTGCTTCGTGAGGGGCTTGATATTCCTGAAGTTTCCATGGTTGCGATTTTGGATGCGGACAAGGAAGGCTTTTTGCGGTCCAATCGATCGCTCATACAGACATTCGGACGCGCCGCGCGTAACGCGGACGGCAGGGTTGTGTTGTATGCGGACAAGGTGACGGCCTCCATGGCCAGTGCCATGGAAGAGACGGCCCGACGGCGTGAAAAACAGCTTGGTTACAATACCGAGCATGATATTACGCCGACCACCATTCGCAAGAAAGTGGATAATCTGTTCGGTGATCTCGGTGGTGGTGATTCAAAGAGCGCCAAAGCCGGGGGCAGTGTTGCCATGGCTGCCGAGGATGGCGGTGGGTATGGCTCGGACCCGAAGAAGTTGAGAACAGTCGTCAATCGTTTGGAGAAAGAGATGCGTAATGCCGCCAAGGAGCTTGAATTTGAGCGGGCAGCAGAACTCAGGGATCGCATCGCACTCCTGCGTGAACGTATTTTGGAGTTGGGGTAG